The Phycisphaerae bacterium sequence GCGCAACTCGGCCCCCAGCCACGCGCGCGCCGTTCGCCATTCACGTTCGATGGTGGCCTTGGAGGACCCGATGACCTTGGCGACCTCGTCGACCGTTAGCCCGGCAAAAAAGCGCAGTTCAACGATTTGGGTTTGCAGCGGGTCGAGCGCCGCGAGCCGCGTCAAGCACTCGTGCAGATCAAGCAGATCGATTTCCACAGCCTCGTCGGGTGAAATCAAGCCTTCGAGCGCGACTCGGCCGCAACGCCGGCCACGTTTCGCCGTGCGTCGGGCACGTACATGATCCACAACGATCTGCCGCATCGCCTTGGCGGCGACGGCAAAGAAATGTCCCCGCCCTTCCCACCCACCCGCAGGCGAGCCAGCCAGCCGCAAGAACGCCTCATGAACAATGGCGGTCGCGTTCAGCGAACGCTCACCGCCGCGCTCGCGCAGGTAACTCTGCGCCAGTGCGCGAAGCTCCTGGTAGACTAGTGGCAAGAGCTCCCGGGCGGCCGCCTGGTCGCCGCGGCTGACCAGCTCGAGGCAGTGGGTCACGTCAGGATTGGGTCGCGGTGTTCCCATCGTCCATCTGCCACGTCGCACCCCGGGCAGCAACCATTTTACAGTGCTGGCCGCTCCGACAGGGCGCGGTTCGCGGCGGCCACTCGCCTCTTCGGAACCGCCGGGGCGACTTCCCGAGTCATTTTTGATGGGGTCTGGGCCTTGTTGACGTGATTGTCCTTGGAGCAGCAAGTCTACGCAGGCTTGGCGTATAAGTGTGTAACTAATTGTTCGTAATTGAGTTACAGCAGAGCGTCGAGGAGAGGAGTTATGAACAAGCGGATTGTTGGAGCGGTCCTCGGTATCGTGGCCGTCGCGTTTTCCTCAAGCGTCAGCGGGTTTGCGGGCCCAATCGGAGCAGTCGGAGACTTGTACCTGACCTCGCCCAACAGTGGGCAGGTCCAGCAGTTCGACGGAACGACGTACGCCTACGTGGGCCCCTTCACCCAGGCCGGCACGCTGAACGCCCCGGTCGGCCTGCTGTTCCGGCCCGATGGGAATTTGCTGGTCGGTGGCGCGGACCCGGTGTCCGGCAATAACGTCGTCAAGGAATACGACAATCTCGGCAACTTCATCCGCACATTCGCACAGGTAAACGGTCGCGACCTCGCCAACGGACCTGGATCGGATGTCCTGGTTGCCGCCGCCAGTGACGGCGTGCTGCGCTTCGATGGCTTGACGGGCGCGCCGCTCGGGTCCTTCACGAGCGGCTACACCTTCACATCGGCCCAGGGAATCGGGTTTGCCGGGCCGAGCGGCAACCTGTTCGCTCTGGACCAGATCGGCACGAGTCCCGCCAGCCGCATCGTCGAGTTCGACGGCAGCACCGGTGTGTACATCCGGACTATCGCGACCAACCTGGTTTTTCCCTTCGACCTGGGCGTCGGGCCGAACGGGAACGTGTTTGCCACGCAGCTTCAGGCGTTCGGCGCACCAGCGGATGTGACCGAATACGACCCTGTCAGCGGGGCCCTCGTCGGCAGTTACGATACGCCCAACAGCACGTTTGGAATTGGCTTGGATTTCAATCCCGCGTCGGGCCGTCTGCTGGCGAGCATGCGCAACCCCGACGGCTTTGCCGAATTCGCCGTCGGTGGCGGGTATCTCAATACGTACCTGACGGCCGGATTTCAGCCGAACAAGATCGCCTTCAAGGTTCCCGAGCCGGCTACGCTCGGTTTGCTGCTGGTCAGCCTGATTCTGGCCGGGCGGCGACACTAGCGGATCGTCGCGTCCCAGCTGCCGCACGGGACAACGCCGCATCAGTATTCGGCAGAGCACGAATGGAGATCTCAGCATGAGTGCGAGAGGAGTCGCTCTTTGCGCCGCTGTGGTTGGTTTTGTCCTCACGCCATCGACTTGGGCCAGCACGGTCGCGCTGTACCACCTGGATGAGCTGACAGGGATGACAGTGAGCGATTTCGTCGGCGGTCATTCGCTGACGCAACTCCAGGACGAACCGACAGAAGGTCAACCTGCGCAGCCGGGCTTCGGAACCGCGGTGGGCGGATGGACGACCTGGGCTGGGGCCTATCGCACGACCACGTTCCCCAACCTCACGGGAAGCTGGACCATTGAGTTCTTTTTCAACTCCTTCGGAAATCCGATCTTCGACCCGAACCCGGTCGAATTTGGTGCCAGCGCGGTCGATCGCTTCCGTATCGCGCCCAACCAGGGGCATGCCTTCGAGTATCGGACAAGCAGCTTCGTGCTTACCACGGGCTACGTGGACTACGACTCCAACTGGCACCATGTCGCGCTGACGTGGGACGCCGCGACCAGCCGTTTCACATTGTTCTACGATGGCGTGCTCAAAGCGTCGCTCATCGGCGTGGTCGCAGACACCACCTTCTTGTCCGTCGGCTGTGCGAATGACAGCCAATGGGTTTTCGCAGGGCGGGTCGACGAGGTGCGCGTCTGCGACACGGTGGTCTACACGGGCGACTTCACGCCCCCGGCCGTTCCCTTCGGAGAAACCGATCTCGGGGCCTGCTGCCACGCGGACGGTTCATGCAGCGACATCGCGGCGGCCGACTGCACGGGAATCTGGCTGGGCGCTGGCAGCGCCTGCGCGACGAATCCGTGCCTCATGACTGGAGCGTGCTGTCAAGGCGATGGCACCTGCATTCTCACCGAAGAATGGAATTGTCCAGGCACGTGGCTGGGGGGTGGCGCGATTTGCGATTCTCTCACGTGCCTGGGGGCTTGCTGTGCCGCGGACTACACCTGCAGCTTGATGCTACAGCCGGACTGCGGCGGGCAGTGGAACGGCGCCGGGAGTAGTTGCGAGCCCAACCCCTGCCTTGAAACGCTCACGGTCGCCCTCTATCACCTGGACGAGCCGTACGGAAGCACAGTCCTGCGGGATGTCCATGGGACTCTACCGCTCTGGCCTATCGCTGCCGGGAGTACTTGTGCTAAGCCCGGACAGCCAGGCTTCGGCACTTCCGTCGGGGTGTGGCAGGCCTATGATCAGGCGTATTGGACCCACGCCTTTCCAAACCTCACCGGCGACTGGACCATCGAGTTTTTTGTCAACGCGCTGGCTGATGGCGGTGCATCGTTTGGCGATCCATGTCCCGTCGAGTTCGGGCCATCGTCGGAGTACCGCTTCCGTTTTGCGCCGAACCAGGGCCACGCGTTCGAGTACCGCGGCAGCGAGTTCGTCGTCAGCACGGGGTACGTAGACTATGACGCCAATTGGCATCACGTCGCGCTGACGTACCGCGAAAGCACGACGGAGTTGTCGCTGTTCTGGGATGGGCAGCTTCGCGGGCAACAGATCGCGATTGTGCCGCAAACGGACTACCTGGCGATCGGAAATTCCGACGGATCGAACGACGTATTCGCGGGGCTGGTGGACGAACTGCGCGTCTCCCAGCTCGTGCTTTACAGTGGGGATTTCGTGCCACCGACGCAGCCGTTTGAGTTCCCTGGGTCCAGTGCTTGCTGCCTCGATGACGGTTGGTGCATGATGACTACGGAGGCCGCGTGCACAGGAACGTGGCTGGGCGCGGGAACCAGTTGCGCTACCAGTCCGTGCCCAGCGCCGACCGGTGCCTGCTGTCTGGTCGACAATACCTGCACGGTTACCACGCAATGGATGTGCGCCGGCGTGTGGCACGGTGCCGGTACTACCTGTGAAACCGTCCTGTGCCCCTTTAGCACGTTCGTGGGCGGCCTGGGGGATCTGCCGGGTGGCAACTCGATGAGCGAAGCCTGGGCCGTTTCCGAGGATGGGCTGGTGGTGGTAGGACGGAGCAGTTCCACTCCTGGGGACGCGGAGGCTTTCCGTTGGACTGCTCAATCCGGCATGTCTGGACTGGGCGCCTTGCCAGGCGGTGGGCTGCACAGTCTTGCCAAGGGCGCGTCGTACGACGGGTCCGTCGTCGTCGGTTTCAGCGCGTCGGCCAACGCATCCGGCGGCACGACAGAAGCGTTTCGGTGGACGGCTTCGACCGGCATGGTGGGCTTGGGCGATTTGCCGGGCGGTCCGTTCGACAGCGAAGCCTGGGGCGTATCCGGCGATGGCGCGATCGTCGTCGGCGGGGCGAACGGCCTGTACAACGGAGGTTCCTTGTCCGGGGAGCAGGCCTTCCGGTGGGCAGAGGCCGACGGCATGGTGAGCTTGGGAAACCTCTCCGGCAACCCATACTTCAGTGTCGCTCGCGCGATCTCCAACGACGGCGTCACGATTGTCGGCCAGAGTGACGAAAGCGATTCATGCCCGTACATGGCCTTTCGCTGGACAGCCCCCGAGGGGATGGTGGGCTTGGGCGATCTGCCAGGTGGCTCATGCCACAGCCTGGCACGCGGCGTGTCCGCGGACGGCGCCGTGATCGTCGGGTCGGGCAACGCCGATGCTGGAAACGGCGCATTCGTTTGGACCGCGGCGAGCGGGATGGTCAGCATCGGTGATTTGCCCGGTGGGTACGTGTACGCCGAGGCTTGGGATGTTTCTGCCGACGGTTCAGTGGTTGTGGGGCTAGGGTCCACGGACGACGGCGAACGGGCGTTCATCTGGGATGCGGCGCACGGGATGCGCGAATTGAGCATCGCGCTCGTCACGGAATTCGGTCTTGACCCGGTGAACTTGGAGGGCTGGACCCTGAACGAGGCCCGCGGGATTTCCGGTGACGGCAAGACCATCGTCGGCATCGGGCACAACCAACTTGGAAGAACGGAAGCCTGGATCGTTCGCCTGCCGGCCGCACGCGGTGATCTGAATTGTGACGGGCGAGTGAGCTTCGGCGACATCAATCCGTTTGTGCTCTTCCTGTCCAGCTACGACGCCTGGTTGAACGCCTACCCAGGCTGCAACCCGGTCAACGGCGATATCAACGGCGACGGCGTCTATCCCAGCTTCGGCGACATTAATCCGTTTGTCGCGCTGCTCGCGGGCGGGTAATGGCGTGGCACGTTCGGCGGGCTGCCGACGGTGGCGCCGCTCACAGACTTCAGGGGCTCATCGTGAAGCCGCAGTACGACCAGGATCACCATGAAACGAGCGCGTCAATTACGTCGGCCATCCTCGCACCGGACCAGGCGACTTCTTCTACTAGCTGCCGGGATCGGAGGGGTTGCCCTCGCCGTACACATGGGGTGCCTCGAGTCACACCCGCGACCGCGCGCCCGCGTCGAAGCGCAGGCGAACCCGCGGGCCGTGGATGTCGAGTCGATCCGCATTTGCTACGACCCACATCGCTACTGCAGCCACCCGCGCGAGGTGCTCTTTCAGTACTTCGGCGACGGCGAAATGATTCTCGGGCATTACCACGCTCCCTGCGCGTACGAGGATCCCGCCGAACTGGATCACTATGCCGTTCAGGACCGGTGCGTCGTTCTGATGCAGCGCAGTCATGACGGCGGACGCACGTGGCCTCAAGAAGACCAGACTGTCTTGTTTGATCAACGCCTGTCGCCGGAACGCAAGCAGGCGTTCCTGTTCCCGGCGCGCGCCCGGCGGCAGACGTTGAACATGTTCCAGCCGAATGCTGTCTTCTTTTTCGGTCGCACCTTCTATCCGCCGGAGCATGTCCAGACGCCAGTCTGTTTTGCGCTGCGTTCTGCCGACCGCGGCCGCAACTGGGAGGACGTGCCCACGATCATTACCTCTCCAAGCGGTCCCGGAGTTTGGGTGCATCGCCACGCGCCGCCGGTCATCCGCATGCCAGATGGCAAGAGGCTGCTGGCGGTCTTTCAGGCCGGAGACCCCGACCACCCGACGCTGGCGGGGGCCGAGCCCGCGATCTTCTCCAGCGTGGACAACGGCGAGTCCTGGCACTATATGAGCCGACCGATCATCGAGCGGTCCGGTGCCGGACGCTTCACATACGCCGCCCTGTTGCTGTTGCCGGGTGGTGCGCTCCATTGCTACACGCTCCACATCGACCCCGACGCTGAAGCAGTTAGCGGGCTCTGCAACGCCATCTGCCTGTCGACATCCTCAGACGACGGCGCTACATGGGCGCCACCGGTCGCCATCACGGACGGCCGTGCACTGTGCTGGGGTCGGCCGCGTACCGGGCCCTACGAGCTGGTGGCCGGCCAGCCACCAACACTCGCCGGCCGTTTCTATCGCTCCCCCTGGCCGATCCGGCTGCACGACGGGCGCATCCTCGTGATTTTTGCCCGGCGAAGAGTACCCTATGGGATTGGCGGCATCGTCAGCGCCGACGAGGGCCGCACGTGGAGCGCGGAGTTTGTGATCCAGGCCGACAGCGCCGGGCCTGACATGGGCTATCCGGTTGGTTGCGAACTCGAGGACGGGCAGATCTTCGTGGCCTACTACGCGCAGGCCGATGACGGTAACCGCCTGGGTGGAACGCGCTACATCGCTGGTGCTCGGTTCCGCATCGAGACGGTATCGGACGCAGGCGCCGTACCGCGCTGACCCGCGCAGGTTCCGGGTGTCACCGGACAGGTTAATTGCGCCACGTGACACATTGGCTTCAGGCAGGACGCCCCACCCCAGTTGTTTGTACACGGTGCGCGGCAGCTCGATGCGCTCGATCCCCGCCCGAAGTTCGACCACGAAGCCGTCCGGATCGTCGAGGTGGCGTCGCAACCAGTGCTCGGCCGTCGTCGCCTCGGCGATCTCCGCCAGGCTGAATCCCTCCAGGTCCAGGAATACCACCGGTCCGGCGAGCGACTCGCTGGCTGACTTGAGCACCGACCCTTGCGGTGAGCCAGTCAGCACGTACTGGCCGGGGGTTCGCTTGCGGTCCACGCGCCGCTTGATCGCCGCCACGAGCTCGGGCGCGAACTGAATCTCATCGAGCACGACTGGCGGAGGGTGGTTACCTGACGTTCGATCATCTTGATGTCACCGCCAGGAGTCCAGGCGTTAATGACAATCCATCAGCGGGTGGCATACCATTACAGAAACCGCTGGTAGCCCAGGGTCACCGAGGGTCCCGTCCGAATCTACCGTGGTGGTTGCCCAGCAGCACAACGAACACGGTCCGCGCCCGTGCCGAGCCCCTGCTTTCGGCCGACACAGTACAGTCGTTGGCTCGTTCGGATGAATAATTGGCCCTGGGCAACGGCGACTGTGGAGCGGACCATGTCCTCCTCATCCTCCCCCATCGGAATCGTCCGGAGGACCACGCCATTCTCGGCGTTCACCACCGACACCGCGCCGCTGGAGTTGATCAAGTAGACCCGCCCATCCGCACCGGTTGGGGAGGCCTCGTACTTGGCGCGCCCCGGTGCTTTGATCGACCACTTGACCTTGCCGGTGGCCGGTTCGACGCGCGAGAGGGTCTTGCGCAGATCGCTGAGCACGAAGAAATCGCCCTGATAGAACAAGGGCGTGGGCACGTCCACCGACATCGCCTCCTCGGCTTTCCAAACCACTTCCGCATCGGCAGTGCCCGTCGCCCCTCTTGCCCTGACGGCATGAACAGCAGCCCTCGGCGGGCAACCCAGAATGACCCCAGTCCCGGCCACGGGCGACGCGACCTGACGCCAAATAGTGCTGCGGTCGGGATTCCAGGAGGCGGAGCGCCAAAGCTCTTTGCCGGTGGCGGGATCATGGCCCGTGAGGCAATCGCCGCCGACCAACAACAACTCCGCCCGATCACCCACCGTAAACGGCAGGGGAGATGCGTACGACTCGCGCGATTCGGCTACGGCGTCGGTCGGACGGATGTGCCGCCAGAGTTCCTTACCTGTGTCGGGATTCATGGCCAACAGGTACGAATCGTTCGGACCATCCGCCCGTCCCCGGCCATTCACTGGGACGTCGCGCTGTAGAACCTGCAGATAAAGGACGTTCCCGAACAGAAGGGGCGTGCTTGAGAAGGCCCAGAGGAACGCAAACTGGCCGTAGTCGGTTTCGATATTGCGGGACCAGAGCTTGACGCCCTGGAAGTCGAAGGCGACCAACTCGCCATTCCCGTAGAAGAAGATGACCCGCTTGCCATCGGTGGAAGGGGATGGATTGGCCAAGGTGGTTCGCTCGTCGCGCCGAATTCCGCTGGCTATTTGACGTTGCCACAGCACGGAACCGGTTTTGCGATCCACGGCCACCGCCAGGAGCGCCTGGTTCTTCAAGTCGGTGGAGGAGACGAATACGTAGTTGTCCCAGATCACCGGTGTCGCGCCGCTGGGCCCGGGCAACGGCACACTCCAAGCGACATTCTCCGTTTTTGACCATTCGGCAGGCAAGCCGGTCTCAGCGCTGGACCCATTGTAGGCTGGGCCACGCCAATGCGGCCAATTCTCGGCCCAGGCCTTCACCGAGGCGAGCGGGAAGCACGCCGCGACCACCAACAGCCAGCGCAAACCGTGTCTCTTCGGTTCCATCAGCCGACATTTTCCATATGACCTGGACCTTTTCAACCTCCGCCTTGTGAGGTCGATGTACTCAATCGCGTGGTCGGTACGGCAGCACGTTTCGGCGATCTCGATGCAGGCCACGGTCCGCCACAACTGAGGTGAGCAGCGAATCCACTGCCGCGACTGGCGCGGGCGCTTGAGCTCGATTCCCGCGGGCCGGACGGAGCTAGTCGGCTGCGTCCGCCCGCGGCTCGGCAGGTGGGAGGAGTGTAGGACTGGGACGAGGCGCCCCCCTTCGTGCCTCCAGATGCGGGTGATACAGACCGGTCCCCAGGAAGCTCTCGGAAGCCACGAGGCCATCATAGAACCGCGCGCGCCGAGCCGCCACCGCTCGTGACGCGGACTTGGCAGCACGGGTGGATTCCATGCGCGCGAAGTCCGCCAGCCCGCGTAGCACATGACGCGTGCGGATCTGCAGTTTGCGTGCCGTGCGCAGGCACGCCCTGACCAGCTTCACCATGCCTGGGCCGGTCTGCGAACCACGCAACGCGAGCTTTTCAACGACCGCGAGCGCGTTCTCGAATACGCCCATGAGACGATTGAGCACGACAAGTTCCTTGGCCAGGGCCCTGCCCGTTTCGCGCGAACTACGCGCGGATACGCTTGGGATCGGCTTGCGCAGCAGTACGTCGGCCTTGCCCGTGGCGGCCTTCGCGCGCTGCAGAATGACCAACAGACGCAGCCCCGTGGGGACGTAGTTATACGTCACCCAACCGGAGCCCGTACAGAAGTCACACGCTGCCACGCCGACGCCGACACAGCGTTCGCAGACCTTCTGATCACGGTGATAGCCGCGACCGTCGCAGGCGTCACAACGATCGAGCCCGCTCTTGCAGTAGAAGCACTCCTTTAGCGCAAACGCCTTCGCGAGCCGCAGTGTCTCGGTCCGCCCAACGACCTTCATGAGCCAGCGCGCCAAGTCTGGGCGATCCGGGAGCAGCTCGTGCGCCACGCCGTCCATGAACAGCCGCACAGCCTCGTTCGAGCGTCCACGCTTGAGGCACGCCTTGAGACGCCGGGCGAATTTCTGCACGGGGTCCTGCCTGGTCGGTCGTGGTGCGTTGTCTGACTGCTCCGCCGACATGCCATGTTCCTCGCCCGCGGCTTGTCCACGATTCTACGAGCCGGCGCCGCGGCGCGGAAGGCCTCGCGCGAACGCTACACAGCCGGGGACCGGTCCGTAACCCAGGCGGGGACGATCGCGAACTCAGGGGAAGCGAGATACCGATCAGGTCGCGCTCCGCACGTCCAGATCGGCCCGGAGTTCGCTCTCCTCGTGTCGGTGATAGACTGTGCGGTGCGGAAACGGGATTTCGATGCCCAGTTCATCGAAGCGCTTCTTGATCCGCCGCAGCAGCTCGCGTTTCACCGTCCACTGCATCATCGGCCTGGTCTTGATGAAGAACTTGATGAAAACGGCCGAGTCACCAAGTTGGTCCACGCCCAGCATCTCGGGACTCTCGAGGATCAGTCCCCGGAAGTTCGGGTCGCGTCGCAGCTCCTTGGCCAGTTCAACCAACTCCTGCATCACGCGGTCCACGTCCTCCTTATAGGCCACGCCGATCTCGAACAAGGCCCGGGACCAGCCGTGTGTCAGATTGCTGACGGTGGTGATGTGGCCATTGGGGATGAAATGCACGACGCCTTCGAGGTCACGCAGCACGGTCATCCGGAGTGTGACGCGCTCGACCAGGCCAGCCGTGTCGGCGATCTTCACGACGTCGTTCACGCCGTACTGACTCTCCAGCAGGATCATGAACCCGGTGAAGTAGTCGCGGATCAGGTTCTGGGCACCGAAGGCAACCGCCAGACCCGCGACGGCCGCGCCGCCCAGGAGGGGCACGATGTTCACGCCGAGTTCCGCGATAATCATGAGAATCCCAGCGGGGATGATGGCCACGCGCACTGCGTTGTGGAACACGTCGAGCAGGGTCTTCGCGCGGTTCTCGCGTTCCTCCTTCGTGCCCTGCTCGCCCCGTCGCGCGACGAGTGCCACGACACGCTTCTCGACCAGCCGCGCCACCCAGAGGATTGCGATCATGCCGGCGATGATCCCCAGTACTCGCGGGCCGTGAACCATGCACCAGCGCAGGAGATTCTGCGGCGACAGCGGGTTTTCGAGTGCTTCGACCTTCTTGCGCGCCGACTCGGCCTCGCTCTGTTTTTGTTCGGCCGCCTGCAGCGCGGCGATCTGGTCGCCCTGAAGCGTGCTAAGTTCGGACTGTAGCTGGCCGATGCGATCCGTGCGCTCGCGGATTTCCGCGCGCGCTGCGCTCAGCCGCTGCCGGGATTCAGCCACATTCTGCCGCAGTTCGCCGAGCTCGGCCTGTGGTACGCCCTCCTCCCATTTGCGCTGCAGCTCTTCGTAAAGCGCACGCTCGGTCTCTTGCGCATTGTCGGCCTGCCGGCGCGCGGTTTCGAGCAACTTGTGCTCCAGCTCGATATTCTTGTGCAGCGCGCCGACGCGTTCGGTGATCGACTGGGCGTCCTGCTCGGCCTCCTGGGCCTCAGCCTCCTTCTGGGTCGCCTGTTCCCGGGCCCTGCGGAGCTCCTTGCTGACCGGGGCGGCGGACTGCGCGGCCG is a genomic window containing:
- a CDS encoding sigma-70 family RNA polymerase sigma factor; this translates as MGTPRPNPDVTHCLELVSRGDQAAARELLPLVYQELRALAQSYLRERGGERSLNATAIVHEAFLRLAGSPAGGWEGRGHFFAVAAKAMRQIVVDHVRARRTAKRGRRCGRVALEGLISPDEAVEIDLLDLHECLTRLAALDPLQTQIVELRFFAGLTVDEVAKVIGSSKATIEREWRTARAWLGAELRKDRSDDA
- a CDS encoding PEP-CTERM sorting domain-containing protein (PEP-CTERM proteins occur, often in large numbers, in the proteomes of bacteria that also encode an exosortase, a predicted intramembrane cysteine proteinase. The presence of a PEP-CTERM domain at a protein's C-terminus predicts cleavage within the sorting domain, followed by covalent anchoring to some some component of the (usually Gram-negative) cell surface. Many PEP-CTERM proteins exhibit an unusual sequence composition that includes large numbers of potential glycosylation sites. Expression of one such protein has been shown restore the ability of a bacterium to form floc, a type of biofilm.), which encodes MNKRIVGAVLGIVAVAFSSSVSGFAGPIGAVGDLYLTSPNSGQVQQFDGTTYAYVGPFTQAGTLNAPVGLLFRPDGNLLVGGADPVSGNNVVKEYDNLGNFIRTFAQVNGRDLANGPGSDVLVAAASDGVLRFDGLTGAPLGSFTSGYTFTSAQGIGFAGPSGNLFALDQIGTSPASRIVEFDGSTGVYIRTIATNLVFPFDLGVGPNGNVFATQLQAFGAPADVTEYDPVSGALVGSYDTPNSTFGIGLDFNPASGRLLASMRNPDGFAEFAVGGGYLNTYLTAGFQPNKIAFKVPEPATLGLLLVSLILAGRRH
- a CDS encoding AAA family ATPase, which encodes MLDEIQFAPELVAAIKRRVDRKRTPGQYVLTGSPQGSVLKSASESLAGPVVFLDLEGFSLAEIAEATTAEHWLRRHLDDPDGFVVELRAGIERIELPRTVYKQLGWGVLPEANVSRGAINLSGDTRNLRGSARYGACVRYRLDAEPSTSDVARSTQAVTVIGLRVVGHEDLPVLEFATNRIAHVRPGAVGLDHKLRAPRAALVGADDAANPIGYSSPGKNHEDAPVVQPDRPGGAIETAGECWWLAGHQLVGPGTRPTPAQCTAVRDGDRWRPCSAVV
- a CDS encoding PQQ-binding-like beta-propeller repeat protein, whose translation is MEPKRHGLRWLLVVAACFPLASVKAWAENWPHWRGPAYNGSSAETGLPAEWSKTENVAWSVPLPGPSGATPVIWDNYVFVSSTDLKNQALLAVAVDRKTGSVLWQRQIASGIRRDERTTLANPSPSTDGKRVIFFYGNGELVAFDFQGVKLWSRNIETDYGQFAFLWAFSSTPLLFGNVLYLQVLQRDVPVNGRGRADGPNDSYLLAMNPDTGKELWRHIRPTDAVAESRESYASPLPFTVGDRAELLLVGGDCLTGHDPATGKELWRSASWNPDRSTIWRQVASPVAGTGVILGCPPRAAVHAVRARGATGTADAEVVWKAEEAMSVDVPTPLFYQGDFFVLSDLRKTLSRVEPATGKVKWSIKAPGRAKYEASPTGADGRVYLINSSGAVSVVNAENGVVLRTIPMGEDEEDMVRSTVAVAQGQLFIRTSQRLYCVGRKQGLGTGADRVRCAAGQPPR
- a CDS encoding mechanosensitive ion channel; amino-acid sequence: MSLSLLPLLLHAAAGRAQEPASSPVATTQPAGTGVAQESVEARAQPLSDAERIARLQRTVDESRAQLDGLRARLDDPEGEYAQAETEFTSLDRELEQERKSQDLRADGAEEPVTARETDATALEAKWRLAKDRFDLAIKERKTLQQQFAVLEQKIQKDVDALKKLKGETEPSASTQPTVAPPAAAESTPSAPITPPAGPLAEDRKRAQPVTETPPGPAGVSTAPTASPETPAGPSAADAGPNPPAAQSAAPVSKELRRAREQATQKEAEAQEAEQDAQSITERVGALHKNIELEHKLLETARRQADNAQETERALYEELQRKWEEGVPQAELGELRQNVAESRQRLSAARAEIRERTDRIGQLQSELSTLQGDQIAALQAAEQKQSEAESARKKVEALENPLSPQNLLRWCMVHGPRVLGIIAGMIAILWVARLVEKRVVALVARRGEQGTKEERENRAKTLLDVFHNAVRVAIIPAGILMIIAELGVNIVPLLGGAAVAGLAVAFGAQNLIRDYFTGFMILLESQYGVNDVVKIADTAGLVERVTLRMTVLRDLEGVVHFIPNGHITTVSNLTHGWSRALFEIGVAYKEDVDRVMQELVELAKELRRDPNFRGLILESPEMLGVDQLGDSAVFIKFFIKTRPMMQWTVKRELLRRIKKRFDELGIEIPFPHRTVYHRHEESELRADLDVRSAT